Sequence from the Natronomonas marina genome:
CGGCCTCCTCGCTCGGCAGCGCCAGGGCCTCGTCGTAGCTGTTGGTGTGCAGCGACTGCGTGCCGCCCAGCACGGCCGCCATCGCCTGCACCGTCACCCGGACGATGTTGTTCAGCGGCTGCTGGGCGGTCAGCGACTGCCCCGCGGTCTGGGTGTGGAACTTCAGCCGCTTCGACTCGTCGGCGTCGGCGTCGTACCACTCGTCCATGACGCGGGCGTAGATGCGCCGGGAGGCGCGGAACTTCGCCACCTCCTCGAACATCGAGTTGTGGGAGTTGAAGAAGAAGGACAGGAGCGGACCGAAATCGTCGACTTCGAGACCGCGCTCCAGGCAGTCCTCCACGTAGGCGAAGCCGTCGGCGAGCGTGAAGGCGGCCTCCTGGGCCGCGGTCGAGCCGGCCTCGCGGATGTGATAGCCCGAGATGGAGACGGGGTGGAACTTCGGCGTCTCCTCGACGGCGAACTCGATGGTGTCGGTGACGACGTCCAGCGAGGGTTCCGGCGGGATGACCCACTCCTTCTGGGCGATGAACTCCTTGAGCATGTCGTTCTGCAGCGTGCCGCGGACCTCCTCGCGGGGGACGCCCTGCTGGTCCGCCAGGGCGATGTACATCGCGTAGATGACCGGCGCCGAGGGGTTGATCGTAAAGGAGGTGGAGATGTCGCCGATGTCGATGCCGTCGAACAGTATCTCCATGTCGGCCAGCGTGTCGACCGCGACGCCCTCCTTGCCGACCTCGCCCTCGCTCATCCGGTGGTCCGAATCGATGCCCATCAGCGTCGGCATGTCGAAGGCCGTCGACAGCCCCGTCTGGCCGTTCTCGATGAGGTAGTGGAACCGCTCGTTGGTCTCCTCGGCGGTGCCGAAGCCGGCGAACTGCCGCATCGTCCAGGTACGTCCCCGGTACATCGTCGGGTAGGGCCCCCGGGTGTACGGCGGTTCGCCCGGGTAGCCGAGGTCCTCGTCGTAGTCGACATCGGCGACGTCCTCCGGTGTGTACAGCCGGTCGACCTCGTGGTTCGAGACGGTCACGAAATCGTCTTTGCGTTCCCCGCGCTCGAGGAACCGTTCGAGCGTCTCCTCCTCCCACTGTTCGCGCTCGGACCGTATCTCCGCGAGGTCCTCTTCGTCGAACATAAAGCCCGATTGGGATGGTGCAACTATGAAGGTTGGCGTGGTTCTCACCGCCGCCAACGCGGAACGAATCCACCGCTACTCGTGGTCCTGGAGTCGCTTCGTCGTCTCGACGAGCGGATGGTGGGCGTAGTCGACCTCCTGAATGTCGTCGATCGACTCCAGATCGGCCTGTCGGGCGGTCTCGGCCATCCCCAACTCGACCCGTTCGTCGAGAACGATCACGTAGGCATCCATCTCCTCGATGCCGAGGCGTGCGGCGGCCTTCACGCGGTGGTGGCCGTCGGCCAGCAGCAGTTCGCCCGCGTTGTCGATGACCACGAGCGGTTCGGCCAGCCCGTTTTCGAGTTCGTAGCTGCGGCCCTCGAGTTCGTCGGTGTAGACCTTCGTCTGGGTCGGCGTCAGCACCGACAGCTCGACCGTGCGGTGCTCCTCGGTGGCGTCGGCGCCGTGGATGCTCTCGAGGGTCCGCTTGAGTTTGCCGACCTTCTCCGGCGTCGCACGCTCTATCTGCGAGCGGATGACGTCGGCGTTGGAGATGATGCCCGCCAGGTTGCCGGCGTCGTCGACGACCGGGAGCCGCTGGATGCCCGACCGCAGGATGACGCGGGCGGCGTCGGTTATCTTCATGTCCGGGTGGGCGACGATGATGTCCTTGGTCATCACCGTGAAGATGGGGTCCTGGTCGTCGGCCAACAGCAGATCGCGTGCGCTGATGAACCCCTCGACGCGGCGGCCGTCACAGACCGGAAAGCCGCTGTGGGCATCGCTGTCGGCGATGCGCTCGGCGACGTCACCGACGGTGTCCTCCGGCGAGACCGTCACGACGTCGCGGGTCATGTAGTCTTTCACCCGGGGTTTGTCCTCGTAGATCGTCGTATCGGGGTCATCGACCATCGTCGAATCGAAGGGGCCGACGCCGCAAAAAGCTCACTGGCCGTCGCCGGGACTGTCGGGCCCGAGGAAGCGACCGTAGGCGACCGCCGACGCGCGGTCGGCCTCGACGCCGACGGCTTCGAAGAATCGCTCGACGACGACGTCTTCGATGACCTGCCCGCGGTCGGCGTCGTCAGTCCCCTCCAGCAACATCCCGACCGGTATCTGGGCGCCGGCCATGTCCGCGTGGCCGCCGGCGCTGCCGATCTGGCCGAACGCCTCCCGGAGCGTCTCGCCCAGATCGAGCCCGCCCGCCCGCGAGCGGGCCGAGACGAACACCACCTCGTCGGTGTAGCCGAACACGAGCGTCGTCGAGACGCCCTCCATCTCGAGGAGTCGGTCGGCCGCCTGCGCGAGGGCGTCGCGGTCGGTCACCTCGCCGACGCAGGTCGTCATCACGTCGCCCTCGACGCGACGGTTCCGGACCGCCTCGGCGACGGTGTCCAGCGTCTCGCCAGCGACGCTCGGCGACTCGATCCGCTGGAGTGCGCTGCTGTCGGCGTGTTCGACCAGCATCGCGGCCGCCTCGAAGTCCGCCGTGGACACCTCCCGGCTGAAGTCCTTCGTGTCCGTCCGGAGGCCGTACAGCAGCCCCGTGGCGAGGTCCGTCCCCGGTTCGATGTCCAGTTGCCGCAGGTAGTCGGTCAGGAGCGTACACGTCGCGCCCACGTCGCTTCGGAGGTCGACGAACCGGGCCTCGACCGGCGCTCGCGGCGGGTGGTGGTCGATCACGATGTCGATTGGCGTCCCCTCGGGCAGCCCGCTGTTGATACCGGGGCGGGAGTGATCGACCAGGGCGAACCCGTCGAACCCCGTCAGGTCGGCGTCGGGGTCGAGGTTCCGGAGGTCGTACTCCAGTAGGTTCACCAGCGCGCGGTTCTCCTGGTGGTCGATGTCGCCGTAGTAGCAGACCTTCGCGTCGGTGCCGGCCCGTTCGGCGATGCGACGGAGACAGACCGCCGACGCGATGGCGTCCGGGTCGGGGTCGTTGTGGGCGAACACGCCGAGCGTCCCGTCGATTTCGCGGATGGTCCGCTGGAGGCGCCGGGGACGGACGCCGGGGTCGCCGGCCCGCTCCAGCAGGTACGAGGCGGTCTCGCCGGTCACGTCGACGACGCGGTCGGCGAACTCGGCGACGACGCGCCGGTCGGTCGCGTCGGTGTCGGCGCCGAGACACGCCAGAACGAACGCGTCGGCATAGGCGCTCCGGGCGCTCTCGGCGAGCGCCGGCCCGTCCTCGAGGGTGCCCGGAAACACGACGACCGACTCGACCGGGCCCGCGACGGTCCTGATCGCGGTCGGGTCGGTCACGTCGACGCTGCGGGCGTCGACGCCTTCCTCGCGGAGCGACTCGATCTGCTGGTCGTCCTCGATCAGGACGACGAGCGACCCGGGCCGCCCGGCCAGTCGCTCGAGGAGCGCGGAGCCGACGGCCCCGGACCCGAGCACCAGTCGGTCCATAGCGGTCGGTGGGCGGGGACCGTCTAAAACGTGCTGGACCCCATACGGGACCGGCGTGGGCGCCTACAGCAGCGCGCCGGCGGCGTCGAAGGCCGCCACATCGAACACCGCAAGTCCCGGCAACAGCAGGACCGTCACGACCGCGGCCCCGACGATGGCGGCGTACAGCGCCGTCGGGTAGCTCTCTATCTCGCGGCCCTCCTCGGGCTCTTCGATCCACATCGCCTTGACGACCCGGCTGTAGTAGAAGAGGCTCAGGGCGCTGTTGACCGCCAGCACCGCGCCGAGCCACCAGACGCCGGCGCCGACCGCGCCGACGATGAGGAAGTACTTCGAGAGGAAGCCCCCGCCGACCGGCAGGCCGGCCAGCGAGAACATGAACACCGTCATGGCGACGCAGGCGACCGGCGCCTCCCTGGCGAGGCCGTTGTAGTCCTCGAATGTCCGACCGAGTTCCCAGTGTTCGCCCAGGGCGATGAAGAGGAACGCGCCGGTGTTCATGAAGCCGTAGACGAGGAGATGGAGCATGCTTGCCCCCAGCGCCGTCGTCTCGGCGCCGACGCCCCCGGCACCGGTCAGCGCGGCCAGCCCGATGAGGACGTAGCCGGCGTGACCGATCGAGGAGTACGCCAGCATGCGCTTGACGTTCTCCTGGGTCGCCGCCGCGAAGTTGCCGACCGTCATCGTGACGACGGCCAGTATCGTGAACGCGAGCACCCAGTCGACGGAGCTGGCGACGTCGCCGATGGGGAAGGCGACGGTGAACACCCGGAAGGCGACGACGAAGCCGGCGGCCTTCGAGGCCGAGGAGATGAACGCCGCGACGGGTGCGGGCGCGCCCTCGTAGGCGTCCGGCGCCCAGAAGTGGAACGGCACCGAGGCGGTCTTGAACGCGAAGCCGCCCAGCACCATGAGGATGCCGACCCCGAGGACGCCGGGGTAGGTGGCGGCGGCCTCGCTGGCGCCGGCCGCGACGTCCTCCAGCAGCAGGCTCCCGGTGGCGGCGTACACCAGCGAGATGCCGTACACGAGGATGCTCGACGACAGCGCGCCGACGAGGAAGTACTTCAGGCCGGCCTCGACGGAGCCGCGGTTGGTCTTCAGGTACGCCACCAGGGCGTAGGAGGGGAGACTGGAGAGTTCCAGCGCGACGAAGACGACCGCGAGGCTGTTGGCCGACGCCATCAGCGACATCCCCGTCGCCGCCAGCAGCACGAGCAGGTAGTACTCGGCCTTGTAGGGTAACTCGCGGACGTAGTCCAGCGACGCCAGCGAGACCAGCGCTGTCACGCTACCGAATATGAACGTGAAGATGAGGCTCATCCCGTCGACGACGAGTTGGCCCTCGAAGAACTGCGCCGGGAGGTCGATGGCTCCCGACAGCAGGAGCGCCCCGGAGGCGACGGCCGCGACCAGGCCGCCGACGGTGGCGACGGCCGACAGCAGCGGGCCGTTCGTGCTGTCGGGGTCGATCGAGTCGATGACGAACAGCGCCAGCGCGGCGAGGAGGAACGCGCCGGCCGGCGAGAGCAGTAGCCAGTGGTTGCTCATTACAGGTCACCTCCGACGTCGATGACTGCGGCGGACGCGTCCTGTATCATCCCCCAGAACAGTTCCGGGACGGTCCCGAGCAGGACGATGAGCAGGACGAGCGTGACGATGGGGACCACGTCGTGGACGGGCGCCCGCGTGATCTCGTAGTCGGTCTCCAGCCGGAAGGGGCCGAACAGCGACCGCTGCATGGCCCACAGCAGGTAGCCGGCGACGATGACGATGCCGAACATCGCAAGCGCCGTGAACAGCGGCGCGGCCGGGATAACCGTCGACTGGAAGGCGCCAATGAAGATGAACAGCTCGGCGGCGAAGCCGGCCATCAGCGGCAGGCCCATGTAGGCGAAGGCGCCGGCGACGAAGACGCCCGCGGTGACGGGCATCCGGTCGGCCATCCCGGACATGTCGCCGACCATCCGGGTGTGGGTGGCGTTGTAGAAGACGCCGACGGTCATGAACAGCAGCCCGGAGATGAGGCCGTGGGCGACCATCTGGAAGGTCGCCCCGCCCACGCCGTAGACGGTGTAGGCGATGAGCCCCAGGATGACGTAGCCCATCGAGGAGACCGACGAGTAGGCGACGATGCGCTTCAGATCGGACTGGGCCAGCGCGAGCAGTGCGCCGTAGATGATGGAGACGACGGCGAGGGCGGCGATGGGCACCGCGAGCGTCGCCGCCTGCTCGGGCAGCATCGTGAAGTTGAACCGCAACAGCGCGTAGGTCCCCATCTTCAGGAGGACGCCCGCCAGCATGACCGACGCCGGCGTCGGCGCCTCGACGTGGGCGTCCGGCAGCCACGTATGGAACGGGACGGCCGGCACCTTCACCGCGAAGCCGACGAACATGGCGACGAAGGCGGCGAGCGCGAGCGTGCTGGCCGGGACG
This genomic interval carries:
- a CDS encoding complex I subunit 4 family protein, encoding MLIEALIAVCLLGAGAVMVAPDRYAGKLAFGISALPVVGSLYMYFGFDGSGNALLGGDIAYETFFEWLSVGPYTVNYHMGLDGISLPLVVLSTVLTMLAILSAWTPIDERQSQFYGLMLFMEAALIGVFAALDFLLWFVFWEAVLVPMYFLIGVWGGPRRKYAAIKFFVYTNIASLVMFIGFFALVFGLGDAVSSTGLPEIAQALRAGQLSALGPVPASTLALAAFVAMFVGFAVKVPAVPFHTWLPDAHVEAPTPASVMLAGVLLKMGTYALLRFNFTMLPEQAATLAVPIAALAVVSIIYGALLALAQSDLKRIVAYSSVSSMGYVILGLIAYTVYGVGGATFQMVAHGLISGLLFMTVGVFYNATHTRMVGDMSGMADRMPVTAGVFVAGAFAYMGLPLMAGFAAELFIFIGAFQSTVIPAAPLFTALAMFGIVIVAGYLLWAMQRSLFGPFRLETDYEITRAPVHDVVPIVTLVLLIVLLGTVPELFWGMIQDASAAVIDVGGDL
- a CDS encoding NADH-quinone oxidoreductase subunit N, with translation MSNHWLLLSPAGAFLLAALALFVIDSIDPDSTNGPLLSAVATVGGLVAAVASGALLLSGAIDLPAQFFEGQLVVDGMSLIFTFIFGSVTALVSLASLDYVRELPYKAEYYLLVLLAATGMSLMASANSLAVVFVALELSSLPSYALVAYLKTNRGSVEAGLKYFLVGALSSSILVYGISLVYAATGSLLLEDVAAGASEAAATYPGVLGVGILMVLGGFAFKTASVPFHFWAPDAYEGAPAPVAAFISSASKAAGFVVAFRVFTVAFPIGDVASSVDWVLAFTILAVVTMTVGNFAAATQENVKRMLAYSSIGHAGYVLIGLAALTGAGGVGAETTALGASMLHLLVYGFMNTGAFLFIALGEHWELGRTFEDYNGLAREAPVACVAMTVFMFSLAGLPVGGGFLSKYFLIVGAVGAGVWWLGAVLAVNSALSLFYYSRVVKAMWIEEPEEGREIESYPTALYAAIVGAAVVTVLLLPGLAVFDVAAFDAAGALL
- a CDS encoding acyl-CoA mutase large subunit family protein: MFDEEDLAEIRSEREQWEEETLERFLERGERKDDFVTVSNHEVDRLYTPEDVADVDYDEDLGYPGEPPYTRGPYPTMYRGRTWTMRQFAGFGTAEETNERFHYLIENGQTGLSTAFDMPTLMGIDSDHRMSEGEVGKEGVAVDTLADMEILFDGIDIGDISTSFTINPSAPVIYAMYIALADQQGVPREEVRGTLQNDMLKEFIAQKEWVIPPEPSLDVVTDTIEFAVEETPKFHPVSISGYHIREAGSTAAQEAAFTLADGFAYVEDCLERGLEVDDFGPLLSFFFNSHNSMFEEVAKFRASRRIYARVMDEWYDADADESKRLKFHTQTAGQSLTAQQPLNNIVRVTVQAMAAVLGGTQSLHTNSYDEALALPSEEAVRVALRTQQILAEESGVADIVDPMGGSFAVEKLTDEMEAEIMAYIEEIREMGDGSVRDGVLEGIEQGYFHREIQEASYEYQKRVDAGEEVVVGVNEYTIDEETDPDILKVDPETRDRQLGRLERVKAERDDDEVAAALESVGEAIESGDNVMPPIIDAVKAYATMGEIMEVFEDHHGAYQEKVGLA
- a CDS encoding DHH family phosphoesterase, producing the protein MDRLVLGSGAVGSALLERLAGRPGSLVVLIEDDQQIESLREEGVDARSVDVTDPTAIRTVAGPVESVVVFPGTLEDGPALAESARSAYADAFVLACLGADTDATDRRVVAEFADRVVDVTGETASYLLERAGDPGVRPRRLQRTIREIDGTLGVFAHNDPDPDAIASAVCLRRIAERAGTDAKVCYYGDIDHQENRALVNLLEYDLRNLDPDADLTGFDGFALVDHSRPGINSGLPEGTPIDIVIDHHPPRAPVEARFVDLRSDVGATCTLLTDYLRQLDIEPGTDLATGLLYGLRTDTKDFSREVSTADFEAAAMLVEHADSSALQRIESPSVAGETLDTVAEAVRNRRVEGDVMTTCVGEVTDRDALAQAADRLLEMEGVSTTLVFGYTDEVVFVSARSRAGGLDLGETLREAFGQIGSAGGHADMAGAQIPVGMLLEGTDDADRGQVIEDVVVERFFEAVGVEADRASAVAYGRFLGPDSPGDGQ
- a CDS encoding CBS pair associated ParBc domain-containing protein encodes the protein MVDDPDTTIYEDKPRVKDYMTRDVVTVSPEDTVGDVAERIADSDAHSGFPVCDGRRVEGFISARDLLLADDQDPIFTVMTKDIIVAHPDMKITDAARVILRSGIQRLPVVDDAGNLAGIISNADVIRSQIERATPEKVGKLKRTLESIHGADATEEHRTVELSVLTPTQTKVYTDELEGRSYELENGLAEPLVVIDNAGELLLADGHHRVKAAARLGIEEMDAYVIVLDERVELGMAETARQADLESIDDIQEVDYAHHPLVETTKRLQDHE